TTTTATCCACATAACATCTATGGTTCAGTCTTCTAATCAACGCTTAACTCTAGAAGAATTTCTCGCACTTCCCGAAGGAGATATTACACACGAGTTTGTTAACGGTGAAGCTGTACCAAAATATAAAGATAATGAAATGTCACCAAAATTTTTTCATAGCTCGACTACTGGTGCTTTATTTATACTATTGTCTGCATGGGCACAAGCAAAGGGTCGGGTTGTGATTGAATGGGCAATTAAACTAACACGAAATCAACAAGATTGGATGCCTGTAGCCGATCTGACCTATATTTCTCATAACCGTCTTCCTGCTGATTGGCTATTAGACGAAGCTTGTCCTGTCGCACCTGAATTAGTCATCGAAATCATTTCACCTGGTCAAACTTTTGGTGAAATTGCAGAGAAGGGCTACATAAAATTAATATTTTGATTTAGCAATGCCAAAAAATCTAGCGGGGAAAAACCTTTACAGTCTCACTGGCTATAGATAACTCTACTCTTGTACCCACAGGTAACGCTATATCTTTCAGCGTCCTGGCATGGAGTTCTTTACCAGAGGGAGTTTGTAAACAATATTGGTATTCACGTCCTAAAAACCTTCGAGTACGGACAACTACGGGCGCATCTGTGGCTGGCTTTAAGATAAAGTCTTCTTGGCGGATCATGATTTCGCCACTATCATCAGTATGATTTGCTGTTAACTCAAAACTGCCGATTTCTGTTTTCCATAAATTCCCTTGACGATGGGCGGGAAGGAAATTAGCTTGAGTGACAAATTCGGCGACGAATCTTGATGCTGGATGAGTATAAATTTCTTCTGGCGTGCCTAATTGCTCTAAATGTCCTTGGCGCATCACACCCACTATATCTGAAATAGCTAATGCTTCTTCTTGATCGTGGGTAACAAAAATTGCTGAAGTACCCGCAGCTTTGAGAATGTCGCGCACTTCTTCTCGCAAGCGCAACCTAACTTGGATATCAAGATTGCTCAAAGGTTCATCCAAAAGCATGAGTTGGGGTTGGGGTGCTAAAGCACGGGCGAGGGCAACTCTTTGCTGCTGTCCACCTGAGAGTTCATAAGGGTAACGTTTTTCTAAGCCTTCGAGTCTCACCAAATTAATGACTTCGGCTATGCGTTTTTGTATTTGTTGTTTACTGAAATGTTTCAACCCAAAAGCCACATTTTCTGCCACATTTAGATGGGGAAACAGGGCATAATCTTGAAAAACAACGCCGATGTCACGCTGTTCGGCTGGTATGCAAGTAGAATTATTACAAACTATCTGCCCACCAATTTTAATTTCTCCTACTTGCGATCGCTCAAAACCAGCAATCATTCTCAACAGCGTAGTTTTACCACAACCGGATGGGCCGAGCAATCCCAAGATATCTCCTTGTTGCAACGTCAAAGATACGTTATCTACAGCAGGGAAGGCACTTTCTGCAAACCGCTTGGTGACATTTTGTAAATCTAGAATTACTTGTTGCATAGGGAGTGGAGAGTACTATAGTTCAATTACTTGAAAAGTTTCAAATCAGTAGAGGTGGAATTCTATAAGTGATTTACTCCTTCTACCTCCTGCCTACTGCCCCCTGTCTCCTTCAATACTTGCTCTTTTTTGACGTTCTCTTGAGATAGCACCAATAAAGTTGAACCCATAGAAACCAACAGCATCGCTAACGAAGCCGCCGCCGCATCGGCAAAATCTACATTTTCTGTAGCTTGCCAAATTTGCATTGCTAAAGTACTAAAGCCAATAGGCGCTAACAACATGGTGGCGGGTAGTTCTTTAATCGCTGTTAAAAATACCAGCACCGCACCACTCAACACACCTGGTTGTACTAGAGGTAGGGTAACTTCTCTTAAAGTTTGCCAAGCATTCCTACCTAGACTACGCGCTGATTCTTCTAGCTGGGGATTGACTTGCAAAAGCGAACTGCGGACTGTTCCCACTGATTGCGGTAAGAATAAAACTAAATATGCAAATATCAGCATCGGCAGAGTTTGGTACAATGCTAGCAAATAATTGGCACCAAAAAATACCAAAGATAAGGCAACAACTATTCCTGGAACTCCAAAACCTATATAAGAACAGCGTTCAATTATGGCGGTGATTTTACTCGGAAATCTGACTGCTAAAATTGCTACTGGTAAGGCAAAGATGGTGGTAGCTAAAGCCGCTAATCCAGCTGCGCCAATGGAGTTGAGAATGGTGGGGAATAAATTGGGGAAAGTATAGCCACCGTTAAGTCCGCGAATCAGCCAAAATAAGGTGATACCTACTGGCAAAACTACACCGAAGCTAGTAATTAGTAGACAAAAACCGAAAGCCGGCCATTTCCAAATTCCCAACTTGACAATTTTTGGTGGACGTAGAGAGGCGGAACCACGACTATAATAAGCTGCCCGCGATCGCATTCGATATTCTAACCACAAAATCAGCAGCACCAATGTCACCAACATCAAAGATAAGGCTGCGGCTGAGTTCCGATTAAAGCTAGTTTTATATTGTAAAAAAATTGCCCGCGTAAAGGCATCAAATCGCATCAGCGAAGGTGTACCAAAGTCGCGCAAGGCATATAAAGCTACTAATAATCCACCTGCAATTAGTGATGGTTTCAACTGTGGCAAAACTACCTTAAAAAAGGTTTCTCTACTACCATAACCCAAACTACGAGACGCTTCTTCTAGAGATGGATCAATACCTTGTAATCCAGAACGCACACTCAGCAGCATATAGGGATAGGTAAACAAAGTGATTGCCAAAACTGTCCCAGGAAAACCATAAATTGAAGGTAATTCTTCTACTCCTAATGGTTGAAGCAATAACTGCAAAAAACTACCCCGTGGTGCCAAAGTTGCAATCAGCGCAAAGCTGCCTACATAGCTAGGAACCGCTAAGGGTAATGTTGTTGCCACTAACCAGAAACGTCTTCCTGGTAAGTCTGTCCGCACTGTTAAAAATGCCAATGGTACGGCAATTAGTGTAGAAAATAACGTCACTGTTGCCGCCATTGCCGCACTGTTAAAAAAAACCATAATATTGCGGGGACGAGAAATCAATTCCCAGAACTCTTCCCCGCCAATACCTGCGGTGCGAATTACTAAGTATAGCAATGGCAGGGCAATAGCAATTGCCACTACCGCTGCCGATAATGTGAGAAATAATGGAGGGCGAACCGCTTTCAACTGTTACAAAACTCCTGCCTTCTGCAATAAATTCAACGTTGCTGGCAAATCATCTAAATCTGTCAAGTTAACATTGGGTGGATTTAGCTTACTGATTGGTATTTGTTTTGATGGTGCTGGGATTCCTTTTACTAAAGGATACTCATTAGTTTCTTGAGCAAAGTAATTTTGTGAACTCTGTTTGAGCAGATAATCAATTAAAGCTTCTACATCAGCTTTTTGATCTGTGGTTTTCGTAATTGCTACTCCTGCCACATTAATCATTGATCCTGCATCTTTGCTTGTATAGTGGTGGGCAACAGGAAAGTTCGGATTATCTTTTTTGAAGCGATACAAGTAGTAATTATTCACTAAACCAAGATGAACTTCTCCCCGCCCCACAGCTTCGACGATCGCAGCATTTTTACCGTAATCTTTGACACCGTTAGCTTTCATCGCTTTGAGCCATTGGAGAGTTTTTTCGTCTCCATTTAAGACTCGCATTGCTGTAACAAATGACTGAAATGAGCCGTTAGCCGGTGCCCAGCCAACTTTACCGCGCCATTTTGGTTCTGTTAACTGCGAAATTGATGTCGGTAGTTCCCCTGATTTAACTAACTTTGTATTGTAGTCAATGACACGGGCGCGACCGGAAATTCCTAGCCAATGCCCTTTAGCAGAACGAAAGCGAGAATCAACCTTGTTTAGCAGTTTAGAGGCAATTGGTAGCGTTACCTGTTTTTTCTCCAAAGTGCCTAAAGCACCAGCGTCTTGAGCGAAAAACAAGTCTGCACGGCTATTTTTACCTTCTTCCAAAAGTGCGATCGCTAATTCAGCAGTATCGCCATAACGCACTTGAATATCCTGATTCAAGTCTTTTTTGGCTTTCTCAATTAAGGGGCCAATTAGTTTTTCTTCTCTGCCTGAATAGATTACGAGGGTTTTCGTTTGAGCATTTACAGCCACCCCGATTCCCCAACCTAGCGTTACAGCTAGAGCTAACGCTGAAACTTTCAGCAATGGTAAACTTTTCAATTTCCAATCCTCCACCTTAATACTTACCAGGAAGTTTTTGCAATAATCTTGGTATTCTCAACCTTTACCATTAACCTGTACTGGTAAGCAATAAACTTTCTCAAAAAATTTAGATTTTTCCTACCTTGGCCAGATGTATTCCAGTCAATAGCAAGTTATATGACTTGTACTTGCTGCATGAGCTTGAGTGTTGTTTCTAAATCGCTAAGATTACTCAAGTCGATTTTTTGAGTTTGTTTTTTAATTTCTTGGAGAGATTTTAGCTTACCTTTGGGCGCAACAGCCGAAGTTAGAGGATACTCAAAAGTTTGATTAGCAAAGTAGTTTTGGGCATTTTCATTCAGCATGAATTCGACAAACTTTTGAGCAATATTGGGATGTTTGGCGCTGTTAAGAATTGCTACACCTGCGACATTTACCAAGGAACCCACATCATCAGTAAAATGATGCTCCACAGGAACTTGAGGATTATCTTGTTTGATTCGTTCTAGATAATAATGATTGACAAATCCCACAGCAATTTCGCCGCGAGATAAGGCTTCTACGATCGCAGTATTATTAGGATAAACTTTAGCATTGTTAGCTTTAATACCTTCTAACCATTGCCTAGCCTTGTCTTCTCCTTCTGCAACTCGTAAGGCGGTGACAAAGGATTGAAAGGAACCATTTGTAGGTGCCCAGCCAATTTTACCTTTCCATTTCGGTTCAGTAAAGCCAAAAATAGACGATGGTAATTCCCCTGGTTTTACTAATTTAGAGTTGTAATCTACTGTACGCACTCTCCCCGAAATACCTAGCCATTTCCCCTCTGGTGAACGGTAGGTACTATCTACTTGATTGAGAAGAGATGTTGGTAACTGTACTGCTCGATTTGCTTTTTGAATAGCTCCAAGGGCGCTAGCATCTTGGGCGAAGAAGACATCTGCGGGACTGTTTGCCCCTTCTTCCAAAATTGCTGATGCTAACTCAGCAGTATCGCCATAGCGGACTTGTACCTTAGCATTGCTTTGTTGCTCAAATTGTTTGATCAGCTCGCCAATGAGTTTTTCGTTGCGTCCTGAGTAGATTACTAGCTCTTTTTCTAAGACACCAGTAGCAGCCGTAGCTGGTGTAGCTTGCCCTGAAGGCGATTCGGCAGTATCGGTGGGAGTTTGATTAGGATTACAAGCGATCGCTAATCCACCACTAGCAGTTGCTAGTCCTACTATATAGACAAATTTGCGGCGCTTCATAAGCTTTCTCCAATAGAACACACACTATTAATAACTTTATTGAAATATATTACTATTAATTTAGGCAGTTTACCTAATGACATTTTAATGTATACTCAGATTAATATATTGCTAATTCAATAGACAGAAGCAATTAAGTTCTTAGTTAAGATAATTATTTATCCATATTATTGTCAATTAATTAGAATAATTTTTTGAAAAAGAATTGATAATTGTTTTTATTAAATAAAAAATGCCTAAAAGCAATAATTTCTATCTGGAAATTATTCTTATATAAATTGGTGAAAAAATGTTTTCAGACAAAATTACCGTCTGGCTTTTGGTTGCTAGCACCAAAACAACGTAGGTATTTTTTGGGCAAACAGATAGGATCTATGAAAAGAGTAGAATTTTAGGAGTAAACCTCTGTCTTTACAAGCCATTACCGTTCCCACAGCAACTTCTCAACCCCCAGCAGGCTTAATTGTCACTTTGCATGGTTGGGGTGCTAATGCTGAGGATGTAGCATCTTTGTTACCCTTGCTCAACTTACCCGATTACCAGTTTGTATTGCCCAATGCACCTTATCCTTATCCCTATTCCCCTATAGGGAGGGCATGGTATGACCTGCGGGTGGAAAATATGTATCAAGGGTTGGCAGAAAGTCGGCAACTGCTAACAGATTTCTTGGAATCTTTAGAAAGTACCACTGGCATACCTTTGTCACGTACCATTTTGAGTGGATTTTCTCAAGGCGGAGCAATGACTTTAGATGTCGGTTCAAAATTACCCTTAGCAGGTTTAGTTGTGATGAGCGGGTATTTACATCCTGACGCGCTAACGGCAGCTAAAAGTGGGATTCCGCCGACTTTAATCACTCACGGTACATATGATGAAGTTGTGCCCCTGAAAGCTGCTTTGAAGGCACGAGAAACTCTCAAGTCTCTAGGAGTGGCAGTAGAATACCACGAATTTGATATGGGGCATGAAATAGATCCAAAAACGTTAGAGGTGCTACGAAATTTCGTTGTAAATACAATTGCTTAGTCAGGATTACGAATTTTTGATAAATTCTGGTACAAATTCTGACAATTTTCACGAACTTAATGACTTCTAATGAGTAATATATATTGGGTGGCTGCGTTCAGCGCAACTTAACCCATGCTGAAGGCGAGTGCTGCATAAGGGAGGGGCAAGTATTATGACAACTTTAAGCATTTCCCAAAAAGAAATTGCTGCCATGAGTGCAGTAGAAGTAGAAGAACTAGCTACACGTCTGGAACTGGATAATTATAGTAATGCTTTTGAGGGTTTAAACGATTGGCATCTATTGCGAGCGATCGCATTTCAGCGTCCAGAGTTAGTTGAACCCTATATCTACCTCTTAGACTTGGAACCCTATGATGAAGCTTAGTTGAGAGTTAGGAGTTAGGAGTTAAGAATTAGGATTTATAACTATTTAGTACTAATTTTTGAACGACTCACTCCTAACTTTTTACCATGACTAATCCAAAATTGAACAGGGTTCTTATTGGTGTAGGTGGCGGTATAGCCGCCTACAAAATCTGTGAATTGGTTTCGACGCTGTTTAAAACTGGGGTAGAGGTTCGAGTTATCCTCACCCGTTCGGCGCAAAAATTTATCACGCCTCTGACAATATCCACCCTATCTCGTCATCCCGCCTACACAGATGATGATTTCTGGCAGCCAACTCACTCTCGTCCCTTGCATATTGAGTTGGGTGAATGGGCAGATGTCATGGTAATTGCTCCTTTGACAGCTAATACATTAGCCAAGTTAGCCTACGGGATGGCTGATAATTTACTCACAAATACCGTGCTGGCTTCTACTTGTCCCGTGCTGTTAGCACCAGCGATGAATACTGATATGTGGGAACAGCGATCGGTGCAACGGAATTGGCAACAGTTATTGCCAGATAGCCGATATCATGGAATGAATACAGCATCAGGGTTATTAGCGTGCGATCGCATCGGTGCTGGTAGATTAGCAGAACCTCCAGAAATTTTGGCTCACATCCAATCGCTGTTACACACTCAAGGCAAACGAGATTTAGTCGGAAAACGAGTCTTAATTAGTGCTGGGGGAACGCGAGAGTATCTTGACCCAGTAAGGTTTATTGGTAATCCTTCCACAGGTAAAATGGGATTAGCTTTAGCACAAGCCGCATTTCACCGAGGCGCAAACGTCACCTTGGTACATGGCCCAGCTAATTGGGATGTACCATTAGGAGTAGAAGCAATTCCCGTTGTTAGTGCAGACGAAATGCAGCACGTCATGGTGGAATGTTTACCCAACGCTGATATCATTGTGATGTCAGCAGCCGTGGCCGATGTGAAGCCACGAGATTATAGTACAGAGAAATTGCCCAAGCGATCGCTCCCTCAAGCTTTACCCTTGGAACCCGTACCAGATATAGTCGCCCAATTAGCAGAACTCAAACAGCCGCATCAGATATTAGTTGGCTTTGCTGCACAAACTGGAGATATTGTCAAACCTGCGTTAGAAAAATTACAGAAGAAAAAATTAGATGCGATCGTTGCTAATCCCATCGATCAACCTGATAGTGGTTTTGGGAGCGATCGTAATCAAGCGATATTTTTAAATAGTCAAGGAAATCAGGTAGAAATTGCACCTTGTTCTAAATTAGAAATGGCACATCAATTATTTGATTTTGCGATCGCCAAATTTTAGGATATCAATATTTTTCCAGAGTCCGAAATCGATGAGAGAATTAGCAATCGAATCACCATCCACCTGGCGTTTCATCCCTATGCTTCAGACATCAGGAGGAGTGCAAATGGCGATCGATGCTTGGTTGTTCAATCAATGTGAAAAGGGGCAGCACCCGCCCACGCTGCGTTTTTATACCTGGTATCCACACGCGCTTTCCTTGGGACATCTGCAAAGACAATGGCCTACCCAGTGGCATAATCTGACTTACCAGGGACAGTCCCTCGAACTAGTACGTCGGCCAACGGGAGGTAGAGCTGTTCTCCACCAAGGAGATTTAAGCTACGCCCTGATTACCTCAGCTAGTAGTGGAAAAAGCTGGGGTACTTATGAAAAAATCTGTAACTTTTTAATCCAAGGCTGGCAAACATTGGGTATCCAGTTAAATTATGGTTCTGCTGGACGAGGTTACATTCATAATCCCAGTTGCTTCAATACAGCAACAGCTGCGGACTTAGTTACTGCTGATGGAAGTAAATTTATTGGTAGTGCCCAACGCAAGGGAAGAAATACCATTCTTCAACACGGTTCGATGATTTTATCTACAGACAAAGGTTTATTTCAGGAAATCTTTGAACAACCAGCTCCGTGGAATATCTCACTTTGTAATACGCAGGAAGAGGATGGGTGGATTGCAAAGATTGTGGATACGCTGACAGAGACAGCAAAACAGCACTTTGGTATAGAACTAGTTACCCAACCATTCACTGATCTTGAATGGCAAGATATTCTCAAATTGCGATCGCTTTATGAAGTGCATTAGCGTAGCTCACCGTAAGTATCGCCTCTTCCAAAACTTGAGGTTATGTAGCAAATACGTAGAAAAGTCTATGATATCATATCATGTCTGCCAAATTACCCATAATAAAATAACCCCACCCCCAACCCCTCCCCGCCTGCGGGGAGGGGAGACAAAGCACAGCTTTGGCGGGGTGGGGTTCTTCGGGTTTAATCAGCAATCAAGCGGACATGATATCAAGCACCAATTGAGAAAGGAAAAAAATGAAACCGGCTGTATTGAGCTATTCGGCGTCGCAAAGCTGGATAATTTGAGCAGATTACAGGCGGCGTTATACATTAATAAGTGTATCTGCAATACCGGACTTGTTCTGGCTTAGTCTCAATAGCAAAGGTTTGGAGATGTTTACTTTATCAGAAACTTCTATCCTGGCAGCAATCCTACTGGTAGCTTTAGGCATTTTAGGCTGGGGCTTTTATCGCGCCAGACCTTTTGGTAAACTGGGAATTTTAGCCTGGTTACAGTCGGTGGTGTTGATGACTCCCTGGCTCCTGTTTTTTGGATTGTTTGCCGCAGGGATTTACATTAATATAGCGGGTATATTGTTCTTAGTGGTGACATCCGCTGGATTGTACGTTTATTTGGGCAGACAGTTACGCGCAGCTGGGCAAGATGCCATCCTCAAGCAACGTGCAACCGAAAGACTCGCTGCTGCTTCCTCACTTGAAGCAAATTCCCCACAATTAGCAGTCGCAGAACTGAAAGCGGAAATTCCACCAATACCGGAAGATGACTTGAATGCAATTAAAGGCATTTTTGGTATCGATACATTTTTTGCCACAGAAACCATCGCCTACCAAGATGGAGCCATTTTCAAAGGTAATTTGCGGGGAGAACCAGAAGAGACTCACAACCGTTTAACTGCAAGTTTACAGCAACGCCTTGGCGATCGCTATCGTCTGTTTTTAGTGGAAAACACAGACGGTAGACCCGTGATGATTGTCCTACCGAGCCGTAACGATCCCCGGCCGATGTTGTTATCGCAAAAAGTCTTTGCAGGTATTCTGTTGGTAGCGACCATTGCTACTAATTTAGAAGCTGCGGGATTACTACTGAATTTTGATTTTTTTGGCAATCCAGGGCGGTTTCAAGAAGCTTTGCCCATAGGTGCTGGAATATTTTCGATTTTACTAGCTCACGAAATTGGTCATTGGTTACTTGCACAGCGTCACCAAATTCGCCTTAGCTGGCCCTTCTTTCTACCCGCAGTGCAAATTGGCTCTTTTGGGGCAATTACCCGCTTTGAGTCTCTGTTGCCTAACCGCAAGGTATTATTTGATATTGCCTTGGCAGGGCCAGCCGCAGGTGGTATTGTCTCTTTGTTAATGCTGGTGACAGGCTTGCTACTTTCCCGCCCAGGTAGTTTATTTCAATTGCCCAATCAGTTTTTCCAAGGGTCGATTTTGGTGGGAAGTTTGGCGCGAGTTGTCCTTGGTTCGGCGTTGCAGTCACCCCTAGTAAGCGTTCATCCCCTAGTGGTGATTGGTTGGCTGGGGTTAGTAATTACCGCTTTGAACTTAATGCCCGCAGGACAACTAGATGGTGGGCGGATTGTGCAGGCGATTTATGGACGCAAAACCGCAGGAAGGGCAACGATCGCAACTTTAATTTTACTGGCGCTAGTGTCTCTTGGTAATATGATTGCCATGTACTGGGCGATCGTGATTTTCTTTTTGCAACGGGATCAAGAACGCCCCAGCTTGAATGAAGTCACTGAACCTGATGATGCTAGAGCCGCTTTGGGTCTTTTAGCTCTATTCTTGATGATTACTACTCTTTTACCCCTAACTCCCGCCTTGGCTGGGCGTTTGGGAATAGGATAGAGAGTTCTGAGTGAGGAGTTAGGAGTTAGGAGTTTGAAGAACTCTGCCTATCTCCCTACTCCCCACATTTCTATGGTTTCCAACCTGCTAGCAGATTCGGGTAAGCCGTTGGTGTGGGAAAAATATTCTGGAAGCCAGTTTGACGCTCTTGCGGCTTTTCTTTGCTCATGTTCCAGAGGGTTTCATAGAAAAAGAAAGAAACTCCAGCAAAGTTGCGATCGCGTACTTTTTGCACTTGTGTTTGAATCTGCTGCATCGGTACGGATTTATTTTTCAAGCCAGCCAAAATGCCTACACTCACTGGAATATGGCTCTTAGCTGCTTTCACTTCTGGATACTCTAATTCACGAACAAAGATATTCAAATCATCTCGATATATCTGCAAAACTAAGTCTTCAACAATTCCCAGCCGTTCCCACTTCTGCCAGTCTGCTAAAAAGAAGTCATAAGAAAAACGTTGAGGATTGGGTGCAACTGAAACCAAGCAATTTTTTTTAGTAGCTTTGATAGCTGTAAATACCCGTTTCATAAAGTCGGTGATTTTATTAGCTCTCCAGCGTACCCACTCTGGATCTTTAAAGTTTTTAGAAGGAGCTTTACCACGGTGTTCTTTTTTGTAGAGTGCCACTGTATAGGCATCATATCCTAACTCTGATGGTAAGCCAAAATGATCATCAAATTGAATGCCATCGATATTGTAGTTTCTAACAATTTCAACAATTAAATCTTGGATAAACTGTTGTACTTCTGGGCGAAAGGGATTTAGCCAAACGCGATTATGTGTCCCTTCTTTGACAATCCGAGTCCCATCACTGCGACTAGTGAGCCATTGGGGACGATTTTTAGCTAATAGAGAATCTGCTGGTGCCATGAAGCCAAATTCAAACCAGGGAATCACTGTTAACCCTTTTTGATGTCCCACATCCACAATTTCTTTGAGAATATCTCGCCCTTTGAGTCCGGGTGTGGGATCGAGCGATCGCCCGATAACTTTTTGGGCAACTTTGCTAGGATACAATGTATATCCCCAATTCCAAACCGCCGGATATATCGTGTTAAAATTGAGTTCATCAAGGCGTTGCAAAGATCCCTTGAGGCGATCGCGCTCAAATAACACATCACTATCAATATTGGTTAACCACACCCCCCTTAACTCAGATTTTGGCGTTGACGGCAGATTAATCTGAGCGTTCAAGGGGAACGACAACATCGCTGTAGCGATCGCACTCAAGGTAAGCATAACGATAAACAAAAGAGACTTTCTACTTTGGCGAATATTCCACCAAGAAGAAAACTCAACACACCACTCTACAAACCTTTTCATCATTATTTAAAATGTCTGTGTCAGTGAAGGAAACATTGGCATGATCACTAATATTAATGCTTAACCTTTGTTTCCTGCTCTAAAAACAGATTGCCAATATCAAATAAAAGTTGCATAGTCCCGCGATAGCCAACTTTGCAGAACTGACCACTATCTAGCGGTCAAAAATGGGAATTCCTTGACGGTAGAGAGGAATTTTTAAGCGTTGAGCGATCGCCACTCCATAAGAGTTGGTTATTAGCAAATCAGATCCAACCGCCAATTGCTCAAAGTCTTCCAAATCGCCGATAGTGACGCTCTTAATCGGCAGTTTTTCTAGCAGAGGAAAGCGTGTCGTTGTCACTGCTGCGTGAATCTCAACTCCAAGCGATCGCGCCGAAATCCCAAACCACGACAAAGTGTTTAAGTGCTTTGTATCTGCTTATTTACCTGATTGGGGGGATCGGGATGAAAATACTTTAGGAAAAACAACTTGAGCTAGAAAGA
This portion of the Nostoc sp. GT001 genome encodes:
- a CDS encoding site-2 protease family protein, whose translation is MFTLSETSILAAILLVALGILGWGFYRARPFGKLGILAWLQSVVLMTPWLLFFGLFAAGIYINIAGILFLVVTSAGLYVYLGRQLRAAGQDAILKQRATERLAAASSLEANSPQLAVAELKAEIPPIPEDDLNAIKGIFGIDTFFATETIAYQDGAIFKGNLRGEPEETHNRLTASLQQRLGDRYRLFLVENTDGRPVMIVLPSRNDPRPMLLSQKVFAGILLVATIATNLEAAGLLLNFDFFGNPGRFQEALPIGAGIFSILLAHEIGHWLLAQRHQIRLSWPFFLPAVQIGSFGAITRFESLLPNRKVLFDIALAGPAAGGIVSLLMLVTGLLLSRPGSLFQLPNQFFQGSILVGSLARVVLGSALQSPLVSVHPLVVIGWLGLVITALNLMPAGQLDGGRIVQAIYGRKTAGRATIATLILLALVSLGNMIAMYWAIVIFFLQRDQERPSLNEVTEPDDARAALGLLALFLMITTLLPLTPALAGRLGIG
- a CDS encoding glycoside hydrolase family 10 protein is translated as MKRFVEWCVEFSSWWNIRQSRKSLLFIVMLTLSAIATAMLSFPLNAQINLPSTPKSELRGVWLTNIDSDVLFERDRLKGSLQRLDELNFNTIYPAVWNWGYTLYPSKVAQKVIGRSLDPTPGLKGRDILKEIVDVGHQKGLTVIPWFEFGFMAPADSLLAKNRPQWLTSRSDGTRIVKEGTHNRVWLNPFRPEVQQFIQDLIVEIVRNYNIDGIQFDDHFGLPSELGYDAYTVALYKKEHRGKAPSKNFKDPEWVRWRANKITDFMKRVFTAIKATKKNCLVSVAPNPQRFSYDFFLADWQKWERLGIVEDLVLQIYRDDLNIFVRELEYPEVKAAKSHIPVSVGILAGLKNKSVPMQQIQTQVQKVRDRNFAGVSFFFYETLWNMSKEKPQERQTGFQNIFPTPTAYPNLLAGWKP